From the genome of Bacteroidota bacterium:
CACCATCATTACTGGTCCAAATACCTAAATCGGTTGCGGCAACTAGTTTTTTGCTGTCGTCTACATTAATGGAAATATCATACACTGGCATTAGTGGTAAGTTGCTCTGTATAGATGTAAAGGTAACATTAGCTGCTACAGTATCTAAAGCATTGTGAGTTTCATATATATAAGAACTATTTCCATAGTTTCCCATTGTTACAATCATGTGATTTGAATCGTTAGGGTCTACTTCAACACTGGTAATTATACGGCCATTGGGCAGGTTATTGCTTATTTCTTTAACAGTTACACCAGTAACAGTGCGAGGTGAATCAGTGTAGGTAGCAGAATTTAATCCTGCAAACCTATATAAATCTCCTCTATAAGTGCCACAATAAAGATTATTCCAGTTGCTACTTATACCAATACTTTTTGGGTCGTTATTCAACCCCTCTGCCAATCGGAACCATTGTGGTTTTCCATCATTGCTTAATTTGTTTTTCACCAAAGCTTCACGAGTTATGAAAATAGCACCGCCATTTCCATTAGTACTGTTCATGCCCACTGCAAATATGGATGATGAATCTTGGTAATGTTCTCGGAACAAAATAGGTGTATTGAATATCTTGCTAAAGTTGCTCGTTTTATCGGCACATTTTGATAAACCCGCTGCCGACCCAAATTTAGGATCAACTTTATTTATCATGTCGCAATCGAAAAATAAATCTTCTGAGGTACCACCAGTTAAAGATCTTCTTACATTGCCATAATAAGTACTGTAAAACATAATATCGGGATTGATATGCGATATTTCGCTTTGGAAGCCATCGCCACCCATTATCTCAACAGCACCTTTGGCTGTATTGCGACTACCATTGATATATTGTGTACCATTGTCTTGTGAGCCACCTACAATATGACCCCGCCAGTCGGCTGCCACATCATAAAATTGAGTGACATTATAACCTTTGTTAGCTGTGAAGAAAGAATTACATCCGTCTGTCGATTTTCCGATACCTCCATCGGAACCTATATAGGTATTAAATTTTTTATTCTGTGCATCTATATTGGTAAACACAATAGCGTGTTTATCAGCATGTATATAATAAGGGCTGAATTCGCTTGCCCCGGTTAGAGCAGTTTTATTCCAACCTGAATTTGTGCCCCTGCCTGGCCCTTGCCATTCCCACCAGTCAACTCCAGCGGCAAATATTCGCTCCGGGTCAGTAGGATCAACGGCAATTACATTGTTCCAAGTTCCTTGCCCTTGAAGGCCATTTGATAATGGGTCAAAGTCGGCAGGCGAAGATGCACCTGAGGCAATTTTAGTCCAAGTGTCGCCAGCATCTTTCGATTGGTAGATTCCCTCCAACCTATTACTAGAAGCAGCAGAAGCCATTGCATAAATATAGTTGGGGTTTGAAGGTGCTAAGGCAATTGAAATTCTATTTGTGGTACTGCCCATTGGCGATTTGCTTACTTTAGAAAAGGGCGATTTGCCATCGTCACTTCTAAATATTCCAGTGCTTGTACAAACGAAAACTTTACCATTGCTTGCAACCTTCAAATCCAAACACATTGCATTTGGACTTCCAGTTGCTTTTTTCCAGTTTTTTCCATAATCTTCACTGTAATAATAACCACCTGCAGCCGCAACGTAAACCCTATCGTTGGTAGGATCCGACCCCATTGATTGTATAGAAGAGAAAGTTGAATAGGTATTGGGGTTGGTACTAGAAAGTAAATCAAAACTAGACCCACCATTTTTCATCATAAAAATACCTCCGCCATTAAAACCACTTTCACCTATCCCACCAGGATAACCCATAAAACCATTTTCTCCAGTTCCATAATATATATCTCCATTGGGTGTTTGTGTAATGCTAACTATGCAGTTGTGGTTGTTTTTGGTATTAACTCTTTGCCAAGATGAACCCGCAGTAGTTGTTTTCCAAAGACCACCACTCACCGCCCCAGCGTATAAC
Proteins encoded in this window:
- a CDS encoding T9SS type A sorting domain-containing protein, with translation MNKITIWIGAIVLAGGFALGTFINEGKDYTPRKSRLQIEGGGEEWEERSATAYAEMMHKLRANQITNKVDPKDVYNAIRQADALISQRATKWPLEWQEKGPDNVGGRTRCILVDNQDPTQKTLYAGAVSGGLWKTTTAGSSWQRVNTKNNHNCIVSITQTPNGDIYYGTGENGFMGYPGGIGESGFNGGGIFMMKNGGSSFDLLSSTNPNTYSTFSSIQSMGSDPTNDRVYVAAAGGYYYSEDYGKNWKKATGSPNAMCLDLKVASNGKVFVCTSTGIFRSDDGKSPFSKVSKSPMGSTTNRISIALAPSNPNYIYAMASAASSNRLEGIYQSKDAGDTWTKIASGASSPADFDPLSNGLQGQGTWNNVIAVDPTDPERIFAAGVDWWEWQGPGRGTNSGWNKTALTGASEFSPYYIHADKHAIVFTNIDAQNKKFNTYIGSDGGIGKSTDGCNSFFTANKGYNVTQFYDVAADWRGHIVGGSQDNGTQYINGSRNTAKGAVEIMGGDGFQSEISHINPDIMFYSTYYGNVRRSLTGGTSEDLFFDCDMINKVDPKFGSAAGLSKCADKTSNFSKIFNTPILFREHYQDSSSIFAVGMNSTNGNGGAIFITREALVKNKLSNDGKPQWFRLAEGLNNDPKSIGISSNWNNLYCGTYRGDLYRFAGLNSATYTDSPRTVTGVTVKEISNNLPNGRIITSVEVDPNDSNHMIVTMGNYGNSSYIYETHNALDTVAANVTFTSIQSNLPLMPVYDISINVDDSKKLVAATDLGIWTSNDGGQTWVEANTGMERIPVFSIKQYEDRPWMGPTFYIGTHGRGFFMSNSQVTSIAEPQTTENTANLSVYPNPASDNINLSFSLQKTSNVFISVVDLSGKQVFNTELYSIANGNQNIPINISDLKAGTYLVFLKQSGRQEVKKFIKL